In Halichondria panicea chromosome 9, odHalPani1.1, whole genome shotgun sequence, a genomic segment contains:
- the LOC135341631 gene encoding zinc finger MYND domain-containing protein 12-like, with product MIVAIATEASSTALTVSVQQTMALNPLATPKGVKILCELCQKPAYIQCTKCRVTYYCCDEHQIEDWSSIHEKICSIVAIARIPQSHAHTEEERATRKHQQELRKKHIIEVSLQEGRRFLYEGHHSMAIPAALEALKFLTEVYGNANIHLTPAYLILGAAAIGLGRLKEADQYLSQAQWSVLKAGDCEPWLKSRLHRNLGKLAAAKNSLSEARRHFAEDIYQSSVAYNLDAIQTSGGYYHMGQVFLKEKKTDIAISLHNQVLDAWKAHLSSLVHEKPGSKGQLDVAERAEAFSMLHSIREWRESVTAAHPQLMAPLYHTLALLHTTVGEEDKAIGYAEQALGLIKTSGQAALLNTQSELEQLIDILHKPEGTT from the exons ATGATCGTGGCCATAGCAACTGAAGCTAGTTCCACAGCATTAACAGTAAGTGTTCAACAAACAATGGCTTTGAATCCACTAGCCACTCCCAAGGGTGTCAAAATACTCTGTGAGCTTTGTCAGAAGCCAGCCTACATCCAGTGTACCAAGTGCAGAGTCACCTACTACTG TTGTGACGAGCATCAGATTGAGGATTGGTCCTCTATCCATGAGAAGATCTGCTCCATTGTTGCCATAGCAAGAATACCACAGAGTCACGCCCACACTGAGGAGGAACGGGCCACCAGGAAACACCAGCAGGAGCTCAGGAAG AAACACATCATTGAGGTGTCTTTGCAAGAGGGGCGACGATTTCTCTACGAGGGCCACCACTCCATGGCTATTCCTGCTGCCCTGGAGGCTCTCAAGTTCCTTACAGAAGTGTACGGCAATGCTAACATACACCTCACCCCGGCCTACCTAATACTGGGTGCAGCTGCCATTGGACTGGGAAGACTGAAAGAGGCTGATCAGTATCTATCACAA GCCCAGTGGTCAGTGCTGAAGGCTGGTGATTGTGAGCCATGGTTGAAGTCTCGTCTGCACAGAAACCTCGGAAAATTGGCAGCTGCTAAGAACTCTCTCAGTGAAGCGAGGAGACATTTTGCTGAGGAT ATCTATCAGTCAAGTGTGGCGTACAATCTGGATGCAATACAGACATCTGGTGGCTATTATCACATGGGGCAAGTGTTTCTAAAAGAGAAGAAAACAGACATAGCCATTTCACTTCACAACCAG GTGTTGGACGCTTGGAAAGCTCATCTCTCTTCTCTAGTACACGAGAAGCCTGGTTCAAAGGGACAGCTGG ATGTGGCTGAACGAGCTGAAGCGTTTTCAATGCTCCACAGTATCCGTGAGTGGAGGGAGAGTGTGACTGCTGCCCACCCTCAGTTAATGGCCCCCCTCTATCACACCCTCGCCCTACTACACACGACAGTGGGAGAAGAAGACAAG GCTATTGGTTATGCTGAGCAAGCCCTTGGACTGATCAAGACCTCTGGACAAGCAGCACTATTAAACACTCAGTCAGAACTAGAACAGTTGATAGACATTCTACACAAGCCAGAGGGGACAACCTGA
- the LOC135341625 gene encoding equilibrative nucleoside transporter 3-like codes for MDGSKKIPYDKLRSLEGPNGIESVPLLSTVKSVPPPDRCMFTYMIFFLHGIGHLLPWNFFITANLYFKTKFTCPIEANPMVNSTCVGYEDSFENYFSVASMVPIAFMTALNIWLQSKLRYQYRMVLSLVIMMVLFALTIAFVGIPTESWVDGFFGVTLLIVVVLSVASAIFQSSTFGFAGVFPPKYTSIVLSGQASAGIFAAVAQVLSLALVGNKSTDSAFGYFAVALLVVIICLASFFLMLPMKFIKYYLNQTSYSNIKAKQGSVVQASVNVKIVDTSVPYWKIFKGIWLYAVSVFLVFAVTLSLFPGVLAIVQSMDYVENGTNVWSDTYFTPLVCFLLFNVSDFVGRFITHWITAGSHSLVLFVASVLRVVFVPLVLLCKFQARQDPVFNSDVYPIVFVSLIGLTNGYFGSVAMISAPQSLPADQRETASTIMAFFLSFGLLVGSCFSFLWAYVANLRYI; via the exons ATGGACGGCTCGAAGAAAATTCCCTATGACAAGCTAAGAAGCCTCGAAGGGCCGAACGGCATCGAGTCGGTCCCACTCCTATCGACTGTCAAGTCTGTGCCCCCGCCAGATCGCTGTATGTTCACCTACATGATCTTTTTCCTACATGGAATTGGACATTTGCTACCCTGGAACTTCTTCATCACTGCAAACTTG TACTTCAAGACCAAGTTCACATGTCCCATTGAAGCTAACCCCATGGTTAACTCCACGTGTGTTGGATATGAGGACAGCTTTGAGAACTATTTCTCTGTGGCTTCTATGGTTCCCATTGCTTTCATGACCGCTCTCAACATATGGCTTCAATCAAA GCTGCGGTATCAGTATCGGATGGTCTTGTCTCTCGTGATAATGATGGTTCTCTTTGCACTCACCATTGCCTTTGTTGGTATACCCACAGAGTCAT GGGTGGACGGATTTTTTGGTGTGACATTGTTAATTGTTGTGGTATTGAGTG TGGCATCTGCTATCTTTCAAAGTAGCACTTTTGGTTTTGCCGGAGTATTCCCACCGAAGTATACGTCTATAGTCCTCAGTGGACAA GCAAGTGCTGGTATATTCGCTGCTGTGGCCCAAGTTCTATCCTTGGCCTTGGTGGGGAACAAATCCACTGACAGTGCTTTCGGCTACTTTGCTGTTGCTCTTCTGGTGGTCATCATCTGTTTAGCATCATTCTTCCTCATGCTACCCATG AAATTTATCAAGTACTACCTTAACCAGACAAGTTAcagtaatattaaagcaaaACAAGGCTCAG TTGTTCAAGCCTCTGTGAATGTGAAGATTGTAGACACATCTGTTCCATACTGGAAGATATTCAAAGGG ATATGGCTGTATGCTGTCAGTGTGTTCCTGGTGTTTGCTGTGACCCTCTCCCTCTTTCCTGGAGTGTTAGCTATCGTCCAGTCAATGGATTATGTCGAAAACGGCACAAATGTGTGGTCAG ATACTTACTTCACCCCCCTGGTCTGTTTCCTCCTGTTCAATGTGTCCGACTTTGTGGGCCGATTCATTACCCACTGGATCACT GCTGGTAGCCACAGTCTAGTGCTATTTGTCGCCAGCGTTCTCAGAGTGGTGTTCGTGCCTCTCGTTCTCCTTTGTAAATTCCAGGCAAGACAAGACCCTGTGTTCAACAGTGATGTCTACCCTATCGTGTTTGTGTCTCTCATTGGGCTCACCAACGGCTACTTTGGATCCGTCGCCATGATCAGTGCACCTCA GAGTCTGCCTGCTGACCAGCGTGAGACTGCGTCGACCATCATGGCTTTCTTCCTGTCCTTTGGCCTGCTAGTGGGATCATGTTTCTCCTTCCTATGGGCCTACGTCGCCAATCTAAGATATATCTAA
- the LOC135341601 gene encoding leucine-rich PPR motif-containing protein, mitochondrial-like has product MFRLVRHSLLAPRALAHLLRPSPVFRGPLIARSLQVCRLQHQQTAYRSQENTGGRDREHTQQRRGRPRELSRWGTSEDSVMTVFEGLLAEQATNGERLSQVIFEVMKSCANPALLEAPATKAAMAAKMLSMIKEQGFPLDASVYNTLIRTYNIIRHPFTPSQLLADMQENGVEPNLATYSYLIEGYCQQGNVSGATKLLEHLNANNIAINEYVYASLITGHAQNGNMEQAEGVLELSKTKGYSPGSVAYSALLCAYAQQGDFDGMLKVREQMKRERVFISNTLLVRRVIDTLSLHGHNHLIHDVLDLIKSKVWVLEDLRQLACTLFLRGEVESGIVIVRCLESYNAVPTVVGQAAVRGMVLAQQPLDEILDMINQFSEMTSLSVPVKDWILYRELVGLIFENKLSTGDQRAEDIMSSVMAMKNLSPVDNSYLYPVLAHYAEKGDVEGCLDILDLMPTVARNKHDFYSGVYMMRALSTAKISFEEFFSSNPRSNIALNNLLLCLSDTGRMESLAQVLRTCTSSEEVAVGQILKRISLAFKYAYQPGFLREVVKVYTALHALEPRPSLERSVAIIINSFTGKKVSHDVLYKDLLAPLIQAGVPVGQAVSDLLFLLYQRRRLTEFKKIYNEVKDVEGIELSPTVCKIASMQSTLSGMSQVLDSSQKLLLYNELQADEADGQKGYPLPSSWEWEQEVIRFVEISDIDTALKMREDMLQRGSTLRFGVYSKFLEHYARQGDVKNMLSELEAMKKAEFTPSIVEYLNIMLCYAVQGEPEEVLTVMEEVLQNGWKLSSATTGHLIMAYLNKNSLSEALQVVHDYRDNAAPNGYYLKILLNELVKEERPQEEVGVVLQALHQRPTLTSVDIADIEQTVYLNNQRMDKAREVMEREGYQVKQANLLTMCRRWKTSGRIELVAQVAELLRETGVHKKSANNAMAVLSLYNLLKDKEGAQSLYQDLVDSGCKVDKSFTDLLSTNEQAKSPRRRRKSIKTVSTENLD; this is encoded by the exons ATGTTTAGGTTAGTGAGACATAGCCTACTAGCTCCAAGAGCTTTAGCGCATCTATTGAGACCAAGCCCTGTCTTCAGAGGACCTTTGATCGCCCGATCCCTTCAAGTATGTCGTCTTCAGCACCAGCAAACGGCTTACAGATCCCAAGAGAACACTGGCGGCAGAGACAGAGAGCATACACAGCAGCGTCGTGGTAGACCCAGGGAATTGTCTCGATGGGGAACCTCAGAGGACAGTGTCATGACCGTGTTTGAGGGTCTCCTGGCAGAGCAAGCAACCAacg GAGAGAGGCTCAGTCAAGTGATCTTTGAGGTCATGAAGAGTTGTGCTAATCCAGCCCTACTGGAAGCACCAGCTActaaggctgcaatggcagcCAAGATGTTATCCATGATTAAGGAACAAG GTTTTCCACTGGATGCGAGTGTGTACAACACGCTAATACGGACGTACAATATCATTCGCCACCCCTTCACACCATCACAGCTCCTAGCAGATATGCAGGAGAATGGAGTGGAGCCTAACCTG GCTACTTATTCATACCTGATTGAGGGATATTGTCAGCAAGGCAACGTCTCTGGAGCCACTAAACTTTTGGAGCACTTGAATGCAAACAACATTGCTATCAATGAG TACGTCTACGCCTCCTTGAtcactgggcatgctcagaATGGGAACATGGAGCAGGCAGAGGGTGTGTTGGAACTGAGCAAGACAAAGGGTTATAGTCCCGGCTCTGTGGCCTACTCAGCACTCTTGTGTGCCTACGCTCAACAGGGAGACTTTGACGGCATGCTCAAG GTACGTGAGCAGATGAAGAGGGAGAGAGTGTTCATCAGCAACACACTATTAGTGAGGAGAGTCATTGACACACTGTCCCTACATGGACACAACCACCTGATCCACGATGTACTCGACCTCATCAAGAGCAAAGTGTGGGTACTAGAAG ATCTTCGTCAGCTTGCATGCACACTTTTCTTGCGTGGGGAGGTTGAGAGTGGTATAGTCATTGTTCGCTGTCTCGAGTCGTACAATGCCGTCCCCACTGTGGTAGGGCAAGCAGCAGTACGAGGCATGGTGTTGGCACAGCAACCACTCGATGAAATACTCGATATGATTAATCAGTTCTCAGAGATGACATCACTGAGTGTACCTGTCAAA GATTGGATATTGTATCGTGAATTGGTGGGTTTAATCTTTGAGAACAAACTGTCAACTGGAGATCAAAGAGCAGAGGACATAATGAGTTCTGTTATGGCAATGAAGAATTTATCGCCTGTGGACAACTCGTATCTCTACCCAGTGCTAGCACACTATGCAGAGAAAGGGGACGTTGAAG GTTGCCTGGATATTTTGGATTTGATGCCGACTGTTGCGAGAAACAAGCACGACTTCTATTC AGGAGTGTACATGATGAGAGCACTGAGTACTGCCAAAATATCTTTTGAAGAGTTCTTTTCA AGCAACCCTCGTTCAAACATTGCTCTTAACAACCTCCTCCTTTGCTTGAGTGATACAGGACGAATGGAGAGCCTGGCACAAGTCT taCGCACGTGCACCAGCTCTGAAGAGGTTGCAGTCGGCCAGATTCTGAAGAGGATCTCCTTGGCATTCAAATA CGCCTACCAGCCTGGGTTTCTGCGTGAGGTGGTCAAGGTGTACACTGCCCTACATGCGCTGGAGCCCCGGCCATCTCTCGAGAGAAGTGTTGCCATTATCATTAACTCCTTCACAGGGAAAAAAGTCAGTCACGATGTTTTGTACAAAGATCTACTGGCGCCACTGATTCAGGCG GGTGTCCCAGTTGGCCAGGCAGTGAGTGACCTCTTGTTTCTCTTGTATCAGAGGAGAAGGCTGACAGAGTTCAAGAAG ATTTACAATGAAGTTAAGGATGTGGAGGGAATAGAGCTCTCTCCAACTGTGTGCAAGATTGCATCAATG CAAAGTACTCTGTCTGGGATGTCACAAGTTCTTGATTCCTCACAAAAG ttgCTACTGTATAATGAGCTTCAAGCTGACGAGGCTGATGGGCAGAAAGGATATCCACTGCCGTCGTCATGGGAATGGGAGCAGGAAGTGATCCGATTCGTGGAAATTTCTGACATTGATACAGCACTAAAGATGAGAGA GGACATGCTTCAACGGGGCTCCACATTGAGGTTTGGAGTGTACAGCAAGTTCCTGGAGCACTACGCTCGTCAGGGGGATGTAaaga ACATGCTGAGTGAGCTAGAGGCCATGAAGAAGGCAGAGTTCACTCCCAGCATTGTCGAGTACCTCAACATAATGCTCTGCTATGCTGTACAAG gcgagCCCGAGGAGGTGCTCACAGTGATGGAGGAGGTACTACAAAATGGCTGGAAGCTCAGCAGTGCAACCACTGGTCACCTCATAATGGCATACCTCAACAA AAACAGTCTTTCAGAAGCCTTGCAAGTAGTCCACGATTACCGTGACAACGCCGCTCCGAATGGGTACTATCTGAAGATTTTACTTAATGAGCTTGTTAAGGAAGAGCGACCTCAGGaagaagtgggtgtggttttacaAGCCCTCCATCAACGGCCCACACTGACATCAGTAGACATTGCTGATATTGAGCAAACTGTGTATCTGAACAACCAGAGGATGGACAAAGCCAGAGAGGTCATGGAG AGAGAAGGCTATCAAGTGAAGCAAGCCAATCTCCTGACCATGTGCAGAAGATGGAAGACAAGCGGTCGA ATTGAGCTAGTAGCACAAGTGGCAGAGTTGCTCAGGGAGACTGGAGTACACAAGAAGAGTGCAAACAATGCAATGGCTGTCCTGTCCCTATACA ATTTGCTGAAGGACAAAGAGGGTGCCCAGTCTCTGTATCAAGATCTTGTAGACAGTGGCTGCAAAGTCGATAAAAGTTTCACTGATCTCCTCTCGACGAATGAGCAAGCTAAATCACCAAGAAGACGCCGCAAGAGCATAAAAACCGTCTCTACAGAAAACCTAGATTGa
- the LOC135341253 gene encoding uncharacterized protein LOC135341253 → MATTENQEASNSDPVCQERSLLVSTLHQITECLESTVGESKDVFQATQDVHNYISLDNPKGIRQLFAPMAVYARALSTLGYRTWQEVEGCVSKHYRIEAVQQTVEDLLSAEESYKNLVSTVEIDLEKYETKQAYKKTITAGDFLPAELTLSLVDGSIPTLESYLKRHLHAFKEQLLRLEGLGCQVVVVARGTAESAEKWLEYTKLTFLLLLDFDLKLYRHFGLRRSVSAVWSIPTLLSYAEEKVAGVPPAPSYPGDDIHVLGGDFIVDSRGQLVYAYLSKFSSDRPQLDDVFETIVQLG, encoded by the exons atgGCCACAACAGAGAACCAAGAGGCTTCTAACAGTGACCCAGTATGCCAAGAAAGAAGCTTGCTGGTCTCTACCTTGCATCAGATCACGGAGTGTCTTGAATCAACGGTTGGTGAGAGCAAAGATGTCTTTCAAGCCACACAAGACGTCCATAACTACATCAGCCTGGATAACCCTAAAGGCATCAGACAACTGTTTGCCCCTATGGCTGTGTACGCTCGGGCCCTGAGTACCCTGGGATACAGAACATGGCAGGAGGTGGAGGGTTGCGTGTCAAAGCATTACAGAATTGAGGCCGTTCAACAAACGGTCGAAGATCTTCTGAGCGCTGAAGAGAGTTACAAGAACTTGGTTTCCACAGTAGAGATCGATCTGGAGAAGTATGAAACGAAGCAAGCATACAAGAAGACAATCACAGCTGGTGACTTTCTCCCTGCTGAGCTGACACTCTCGTTAGTGGATGGTAGTATTCCTACATTGGAGAGCTACTTGaaaag ACACCTGCATGCCTTCAAGGAGCAGCTCTTGCGACTGGAGGGACTGGGTTGTcaagtggtggtggtggcgAGGGGAACGGCAGAAAGTGCTGAAAAATGGTTGGAATACACTAAACTCACGTTTCTTTTACTGCTGGACTTTGATCTAAAACTTTATCGACACTTTGGCCTGCGGCGATCAGTGTCAGCTGTGTGGAGTATCCCTACCCTGTTGTCGTATGCCGAGGAAAAGGTGGCAGGCGTGCCTCCCGCCCCCTCTTACCCTGGCGATGATATCCATGTGCTAGGCGGAGATTTCATTGTAGATAGCAGAGGACAATTGGTGTATGCTTACCTAAGCAAGTTCTCTAGTGATAGGCCTCAACTTGATGATGTTTTTGAAACTATTGTTCAGCTTGGTTAG
- the LOC135341628 gene encoding soluble calcium-activated nucleotidase 1-like, with translation MEMYKFSRASSLPSMKSGQEDGFVRTARVPYRVLYALLFTLIIVIIALLLPSSVRRSPHPVFGQTNFLIHDDYQVFTYNSTYPLTTPTYAGDVKTFRIAVVADQDTNSKVKDTMWVSWLKTGSLSLHRDGTLSVKWDSTMTKLETRMAEKGRGAELSDLCVFNGRLYTVGDRTGIVFEILNGRLIPWVILQDGDGHVDKGFKGEWMTVKDRRLYIGSIGKVWTSQAGVYLNDRPQYIKVIGPTGHVEHRPWASVYNRMRAGAGIEEPGYIIHESASWSDVHQKWFFLPRRASDKSYNDVDDEHRATNILISADEAFSDVQSSPVSLLNEYRGYSSFKFLPDSQDKIIVAIKSEENQGKIASYISAFDLSGHTLLSEEKIADDLKFEGIEFI, from the exons ATGGAAATGTACAAGTTTTCTAGAGCCTCATCACTACCTTCAATGAAGTCTGGACAAGAGGATGGATTCGTACGCACGGCTAGAGTGCCGTATCGCGTTCTCTATGCACTTCTATTCACCCTCATCATTGTTATAATAGCGCTACTCCTGCCCAGCAGTGTTAGGAGGTCTCCTCATCCTGTGTTTGGTCAAACAAATTTCCTTATCCATGATGACTATCAAGTATTCACTTACAACAGCACTTATCCCCTCACTACTCCAACGT atgcaGGAGACGTTAAGACATTCCGAATAGCAGTAGTTGCAGATCAAGATACAAACTCTAAAGTCAAAGACACCATGTGGGTTAGTTGGCTTAAGACGGGCTCTCTGAGTCTCCATAGAGATGGCACCCTCTCAGTCAAGTGGGACTCTACAATGACCAAACTGGAGACAAGAATGGCCGAGAAGGGCCGTGGTGCTGAGCTCTCTGACCTGTGTGTCTTCAACGGGAGGCTCTACACTGTTGGAGACAGAACCGGGATTG TGTTTGAGATCCTTAATGGCCGGTTGATTCCCTGGGTCATTCTCCAGGACGGTGACGGCCATGTGGACAAGGGCTTCAAGGGAGAGTGGATGACTGTCAAGGACAGGCGTCTTTATATAGGCAGCATTGGGAAGGTCTGGACATCTCAAGCTGGG gtgtacCTGAATGACAGGCCACAGTACATCAAAGTGATTGGTCCGACTGGCCACGTGGAACACAGACCATGGGCTTCAGTGTACAATCGTATGAGGGCTGGTGCTGGCATAGAGGAGCCTGGCTATATTATCCATGAGTCTGCCTCCTGGAGCGATGTTCATCAGAAGTGGTTCTTCCTGCCTAGGAGAGCTAGCGATAAGAG CTATAATGATGTAGATGATGAACACAGAGCTACCAACATTCTCATTTCTGCTGACGAAGCTTTTTCGGATGTTCAATCAAGCCCAGTATCG CTGTTAAATGAGTACCGAGGCTACTCTTCATTCAAGTTCCTACCCGACTCTCAAGATAAAATAATAGTGGCTATTAAGTCAGAGGAAAATCAAGGAAAAATCGCATCTT ATATTAGTGCATTTGATCTGTCAGGACACACCTTGTTGAGCGAGGAGAAAATAGCAGATGATCTAAA attTGAGGGAATCGAATTCATCTGA